A window of Diabrotica virgifera virgifera chromosome 9, PGI_DIABVI_V3a contains these coding sequences:
- the LOC126891275 gene encoding uncharacterized protein LOC126891275, translating into MRVVNLNLNDSSALVIDEVVVFWKKARIPVQNRSNCILKLKSLYDNVRNLEKSKNRDTERQREKENDFKEALDNLFDIATLNALNEIKIAEDREFLIKQREKGRVGCMLGVDIKLLRKEKRKEERTAAELKRKEDLLENSSCSIGHFEMEDKEHEDSQKKVINQDNSEDDIYFISESQQGPSSNKRGRKTLMTPRLAAALDKCKVSDRDAMHIISAVLEALNIDITEFVLNRSSIKRNREILRKIKYSSIKSVGNDANFIEVHWDSKLLPDITKNEKIDRLPVIAVGLDFEQLLGVPGIASSAGSEVCSAVFHITDEWNLTEKIQAFCFDTTASNTGRIKGAAVLLQQRLGRDILWLPCRHHIFEVVLAGVFTRTKAIVTSGPEIAQFKALKENWKNIDKMKFLDYTSDEAVYNALKDVAPEIIYFVKQKLAEEQPRDDYKEFLQLTLIFLGDKTNVSFRAPGAYHLARWMAKAIYCLKLFLFRDQMKMRKDNSKLNAEICVFVVYCYVEAWFSATNTTGAPLNDIYFLRKLVIFKNINENIATIAITKFLNHLWYLSEECAAMAIFDDRIERVEKIRMAQKIMECASKNIETVNEKEEENEETEVIEKKLSLQIRDVQNFVQKDLPTELLSANSLQLFKRFGICVEFLQDDPLNWENREDYRTGKNIISTLKCTNDIAERGVKLIEDYNEKMTKNEHQKQFLIQVVQEYRREFPVATKGGLLKSKICI; encoded by the exons ATGAGAGTAGTAAATTTAAATCTTAATGACAGCAGTGCTTTAGTTATTGATGAAGTGGTcgttttttggaaaaaagcaAGAATCCCAGTTCAAAACCGTTCAAActgtattttgaaattaaaatcttTGTACGATAATGTCAGAAATttagaaaaatctaaaaatagaGATACTGAACGGCAGAGAGAAAAAGAAAATGATTTTAAAGAAGCTTTAGACAACCTTTTCGATATTGCCACCTTAAATGCGTTAAATGAGATTAAAATCGCCGAAGATAGAGAATTTTTAATTAAGCAAAGGGAGAAAGGTAGAGTAGGTTGTATGTTGGGAGTAGATATCAAATTATTACGTAAGGAAAAGCGGAAAGAAGAACGCACAGCTGCAGAGTTGAAAAGAAAAGAAGATTTGTTGGAAAATTCTAGTTGTTCGATTGGACATTttgaaatggaagataaagaaCACGAAGATTCACAGAAAAAAGTGATAAATCAAGACAACAGTGAAGATGACATATATTTCATATCGGAATCTCAACAGGGTCCATCTTCAAACAAGAGAGGACGAAAGACGTTAATGACACCTCGCCTGGCCGCTGCCTTGGACAAATGTAAAGTGAGTGACAGGGATGCAATGCATATTATTTCTGCCGTCCTAGAAGCTCTTAATATAGATATCACCGAGTTTGTTCTCAATAGATCGTCTATCAAAAGAAATAGAGAGATTTTgcggaaaataaaatattcatcaataaaaTCGGTAGGAAATGATGCAAATTTTATTGAAGTGCATTGGGATTCCAAATTATTGCCTGATATcacaaaaaatgagaaaattgaTCGGCTTCCTGTGATCGCGGTTGGTTTAGATTTTGAACAATTATTAGGAGTACCTGGAATTGCATCATCAGCAGGATCGGAAGTTTGCTCTGCTGTGTTCCATATCACTGATGAATGGAATTTAACCGAAAAAATTCAAGCCTTTTGTTTTGATACTACAGCATCAAACACTGGACGTATAAAAGGAGCTGCAGTTCTGCTTCAACAAAGGTTAGGGCGAGATATTTTGTGGCTTCCATGCCGACACCATATATTTGAGGTCGTTTTGGCTGGTGTATTCACGAGGACAAAAGCAATTGTAACATCCGGCCCTGAAATTGCTCAATTCAAAGCACTTAAAGAAAACTGGaagaatattgataaaatgaaatttttagatTATACCAGCGATGAAGCCGTTTATAATGCACTGAAAGATGTAGCGCccgaaattatttattttgtgaaACAGAAACTTGCAGAAGAGCAACCACGTGATGACTACAAAGAGTTTTTGCAATTGACGCTCATTTTTTTGGGAGATAAAACAAATGTGAGTTTTAGGGCCCCCGGTGCATATCATTTAGCGAGATGGATGGCTAAAGCgatttattgtttaaaactttttttatttcgcGATCAAATGAAAATGAGAAAGGATAATTCCAAACTGAATGCAGAAATTTGCGTTTTCGTTGTATACTGTTATGTAGAGGCCTGGTTTTCAGCAACGAATACTACAGGAGCTCCCCtaaatgatatatattttttgagaaaattggttatatttaaaaatattaatgaaaacattgcaaccattgcaataacaaaatttttaaaccatttatggtATCTAAGTGAAGAGTGTGCTGCCATGGCAATATTTGACGATAGAATTGAGAGAGTTGAAAAAATTAGAATGGCTCAAAAAATTATGGAATGTGCAAGTAAAAACATAGAgactgtgaatgaaaaagaagaagaaaatgaagagaCAGAAGTCATTGAGAAAAAACTATCGTTGCAAATCCGAGATGTCCAAAATTTTGTTCAAAAAGATCTACCAACTGAATTATTGTCCGCCAATTCACTTCAGTTATTTAAACGATTCGGTATTTGTGTTGAATTTCTTCAGGACGATCCGCTGAATTGGGAAAACAGAGAGGATTATCGCACAGGAAAAAATATCATTTCAACCTTAAAATGTACAAATGATATTGCAGAAAGAGGAGTCAAGTTGATTGAGGATTACAATGAAAAAATGACGAAAAATGAACatcaaaaacaatttttgataCAG gtTGTTCAGGAGTACCGGAGAGAGTTCCCAGTCGCCACAAAAGGAGGCTTACTTAAATCCAAAATATGTATCTGA